Proteins encoded together in one Bacteroidota bacterium window:
- a CDS encoding GNAT family N-acetyltransferase, with amino-acid sequence MTIRIPKRSDLPAISRILDETALFPPEILDEMIAPFFDDAEQPEKWFVCEDGEGGVVGFAYCRPEPLTVGTWNLLAIGVHPAHQGRKLGAALMRHTEQALAGERLLLVETSSLDSFARTRAFYIRCGYDLVATIPGYWEAGDDKVIFSKSLE; translated from the coding sequence GTGACTATTCGAATTCCAAAACGGTCCGACCTTCCTGCTATCTCACGTATTCTTGATGAGACGGCCTTGTTTCCCCCGGAAATACTGGATGAAATGATTGCGCCTTTCTTCGACGACGCGGAGCAACCCGAAAAGTGGTTTGTCTGTGAAGACGGTGAGGGTGGTGTTGTCGGATTTGCGTATTGTCGACCTGAGCCCTTAACCGTTGGGACCTGGAATCTGCTAGCCATTGGCGTACATCCTGCACATCAGGGGCGGAAGTTGGGTGCCGCGCTGATGCGGCATACCGAGCAAGCACTCGCCGGCGAACGTTTGTTGTTGGTAGAGACATCGAGTCTGGACAGTTTTGCTCGAACACGCGCATTCTACATCAGGTGTGGCTACGACCTGGTCGCCACGATTCCCGGGTATTGGGAAGCGGGAGACGACAAAGTCATTTTCAGCAAAAGTCTGGAATAA